One region of Pelodiscus sinensis isolate JC-2024 unplaced genomic scaffold, ASM4963464v1 ctg91, whole genome shotgun sequence genomic DNA includes:
- the TIMM10B gene encoding mitochondrial import inner membrane translocase subunit Tim10 B — MEPAGEQQQLRNLRDFLLVYNRMTELCFLRCVSNLNYRALTREEENCLDCCAGKLVHSNHRLMGAYVQLMPSLVQRRISDYEAASGQAAPSAVGTETPPSRQVAASLAVAPEGTSQALS, encoded by the exons ATGGAGCCTGCGGGGGAGCAACAGCAGCTTCGCAAC CTGCGGGATTTCCTGCTGGTCTATAACAGGATGACGGAGCTCTGCTTCCTGCGCTGCGTCTCCAACCTGAACTACCGGGCACTCACCAGGGAAGAG GAGAACTGTCTGGACTGCTGTGCTGGGAAGCTCGTCCACTCCAACCACCGCCTCATGGGGGCCTACGTGCAGCTCATGCCCTCCCTGGTTCAGCGTCGCATCTCGGACTACGAGGCCGCCAGCGGCCAGGCAGCCCCAAGTGCCGTTGGAACTGAAACGCCCCCTAGCCGGCAGGTGGCTGCCAGTCTTGCCGTTGCTCCGGAAGGCACCTCCCAAGCCCTCAGCTAA